The DNA region tgattggtccgcgtcccggcaacatggccgccctgaccaatcacaagccgggacttcacgtaaccaagtaaaagcgcgaaatttaaacaaacaacgctgccggttccctcgctgaggtcccggctgcgtcggacaggtgagtatagcgatattttttattttaattctcttttttacacattattacattaatgttgttgcgatacccgataccacaaaagtatcggatctcggtatcggaaattccgatacagcaaatatcggccgatacccgatacttgcagtatcggaatgctcaacactactcatcactagtcgCCATCACTCGCCCTCACTATTATTAGTGCCCTCACTGACACTCGCCGAGTTTTCTTTTTCGTAGTTTCCTCTTTTCTGTGTTTTTTCTCTCGCTGACGCTGCAGTTGACGCTGCAGAATCCGCGGTTTTGCAATGTTCCCGGCTCGTGACCGGAGCTGCGTGTGTCTGTGAGACCAAGGCAGAGGTGCTGTATACGGAGCCTATAGAATCACGTGGTCACATGACCGAGGCCTTATGTAACACCCCATGTGACTCCGACTGCTCCTCAGTTCCACCCTcatgctttatactgcagctctGCTTCTTATTAGTGCAGTCTGCTGCTCATTTCCACActcttgctttacactgcagctttgcttgctGTGGACAGGTAGCCGTCAGATGGCAGTACCTATGTCCGAGTGTCCGGAGGACGCCTCTGACCTCAGTCTCCTCTTCTCTTCCGTATCAGGTGAATGCCAACGCCTCCCTGACCATGTCTCTGGCGCAGACCCCATATTGCCGGCAGGAGCACTACGACCCCCAGAGTCCGCTGTGCGCTCACATTATAATGTCCGGCAGCATCCAGGAGGTGAGGACCCCCGCGGCCCCGCTGTGCCCACATACATGATGCATATAGTGTAGATATGACCGATGCTTTACACCCAGGTGGCCGCCGCCGAGTCTGACAAGGCGAAGATGGCACTGTTCAGCCGCCACCCGGAGATGGCGACCTGGCCGCGCGACCACAACTGGTTTTTTGCCAAACTCAACATCACAAACATTTGGGTACTCGATTACTTTGGAGGAATCAAAACCGTCACCCCGGAGGAATATTACCAAGCCAAACCTTAGTGAGTACCGCCTATAGCAGCTgcccagtatatactatatacagagccggCCGATCAGCTGACAGTCTGTGTCCTAATACTGGGGGGAATGATTGCCCCCGACAGCCGCTCTGTACATGAGGAGGAATGACTGACAGCCGCTCTGTGCACTAGGGGGAATGACTGACAGCCGCTCTGTACACTAGGAGGAATGACTGCCCCCGACAGCCGCTGTGTATACTAGGAGGAATGACTGACAGCCGCTCTGTACACTGGGAAGAATGACTGACAGCCGCTCTGTACATGAGGAGGAATGACTGACAGCCGCTGTGTACACTGGGAGGAATGACTGACACCTGCTGTGTACACTGGGAGGAATGACTGACAGCCGCTTTGTACACTAGGAGGAATGACTGACAGCCACTCTGTACACTAGCAGGAATGACTGACAGCCGCTCTGTACATGAGGAGGAATGACTGACAGTCGCTCTGTACATGAGGAGGAATGACTGCCACCTGACAGCCGCTCTGTACACGAGGAGGAATGACTGCCACCTGACAGCCGCTCTGTACACGAGGAGGAATGACTACCACCTGACAGCCGCTCTGTACACGAGGAGGAATGACTACCACCTGACAGCCGCTCTGTACACGAGGAGGAATGACTACCACCTGACAGCCGCTCTGTACACGAGGAGGAATGACTGCCACCTGACAGCCGCTCTGTACACGAGGAGGAATGACTGCCACCTGACAGCCGCTCTGTACACGAGGAGGAATGACTACCACCTGACAGCCGCTCTGTACACGAGGAGGAATGACTGCCACCTGACAGCCGCTCTGTACACGAGGAGGAATGACTACCACCTGACAGCCGCTCTGTACACGAGGAGGAATGACTGCCACCTGACAGCCGCTCTGTACACGAGGAGGAATGACTACCACCTGACAGCCGCTCTGTACACGAGGAGGAATGACTGCCACCTGACAGCCGCTCTGTACACGAGGAGGAATGACTACCACCTGACAGCCGCTCTGTACACGAGGAGGAATGACTGCCACCTGACAGCCGCTCTGTACATGAAGAATGACTGCCACCTGACACCCGCTCTGTACATGAGGAGGAATGAATGCCACCTGGCACCCGCTCTGTACCCTAGGAGGAATAAACTGCTACTGACAGCCTCTCTGTACACTAGAGGAATGACAGCCGCTCTGTACCATAGGAGGAATGACAGCAGCTCTGTACACTAGGAGGAATGACTGACAGCCTCTCTGTACACTAGGAGGAATGACTGATAGCCGCTCTGTTACTAGGAGTAGTaacgagcgaatatactctttgctcgagttttccagagcacgctcggatgatctccgagtatttgtgactgctcagagatttacttttcttcgcctcagctgcatgatttacggctactagccaggctgagtacatgtaggtgttgcctggttactagggaatcctcacatgtagtcAGCccggctagtagccgtaaatcatgctgctgaggcgaagaaaactaaatctccgagcagtcacaaatactcggagatcacccgagcgtgctctggaaaacccgagcaacgagtacacttgctcatcactaactaGGAGGAATGACTGCAACCTGACAGCTACTGAGTGGAAGAAACGACTGTCAGGTGGCGCAGGAATTGTGTTGGCCTCTGTGAGCGCGGCCTTACATACATGATCATGATATATCTTCTTTTTTTATCTTAAAGGTCTGATCTTGCGGATCCGGCTCCTCGGGGGCGGAGACTTTCTCGATCTGATGCCGATGTGCctctttgttcgttatcttctctgCATAAATCTAATCTTAAAGGAGCGCTCTGGTTTTATATAAAGTTTTATCGTCGCATGAAAGGAAACGTCTACAACTTTCTAAGAGACTTTAAAATTCCTTTCAAGAACTTTGATTGTATCAAGAACATTTtctttcactgacagcaagcggaggCTAAAATCTCATCCTAGTCTTGTCCTGCTCTGACAGCTGAAGTTTGTCACAATGGATCAGTGTCGGAAAGGGTATGTGAAAAatgaatgtttccattcactgactggGAGCAGAGATCTTGGACGGGACGACGACATGAGATTACAAACTTTCTAGTAAACTTTCAGAACTTTTCATTTTGAGTTGATTAAAGGGGAAAAACTGTGAAAGCTTTTATGATGTCTGCTggggtttgtttgctttttttttttttttttaaagggacataCCATCCAGATGCAGAATTATATTGAGAAGTCTCTTCTAGTCCCGTCTTAATTTGCCATTTAGGATCCTACAAAGAGCATCTCTCGCACTGGAGCACACATCCTGTGTAATATTTCATTTGTCCTGCGGGTGCGCTGCAGGAATATCGAACTCTTGATTATATCTGATCGCTGGGGAAACCATGAATGTCGGGGAGTGTGACAAAGGGTTTTCCTACCCCTTTAAGTGCTACTTTCCCACAAATCACCAGTGGGCACAGATCAGGGATGGGGTTATTATTAATGTTATGTTCTAAACGCTCAAACATGTAACAGCCAGGGCTTGCTGGGACTTTTGGTACTCCATCTAAGTATCCTCTGTCTTATTCTAATAACGCTTGCTTACATATACAGGAGTGCCGAATGATTTGTGCTTTTTAaataaagttttgtatttttatttaacAATTACATCCAGTCTCctgaaatactttgtgctgctgTAGACCCGCCATCGCGTTCAAAGTATATTTTACTACTACATTGTTGCCAAAAAAGTGATTCTTCACCCTATAATTAAAGGGGTCCAGACCAGCGCTCATCTGATCAGACTGGCCAGGTAGGAGATCGTACGGTAGGCCAGAGTCGCTTTTTTTCTCGCTCCTAGAGGGCGGTCCCAAGTTGGGGACCCACATCTATGACAAACTCAGACAGGAGCTGCCTTctagggacaatccctttaattttggAAAAATCTGCTTAATTCTGCAGGC from Ranitomeya variabilis isolate aRanVar5 chromosome 3, aRanVar5.hap1, whole genome shotgun sequence includes:
- the CREG1 gene encoding protein CREG1 isoform X1; the encoded protein is MSRAGVIVSWGVSLVFFLVVSLGAAAIPPHNETARVARYVAHKCDWGALATLSSHEPVRGLPFANVFSVSDGPRGQSGGVLYFYLTAMEISVQDLQVNANASLTMSLAQTPYCRQEHYDPQSPLCAHIIMSGSIQEVAAAESDKAKMALFSRHPEMATWPRDHNWFFAKLNITNIWVLDYFGGIKTVTPEEYYQAKP
- the CREG1 gene encoding protein CREG1 isoform X2, which encodes MSRAGVIVSWGVSLVFFLVVSLGAAAIPPHNETARVARYVAHKCDWGALATLSSHEPVRGLPFANVFSVSDGPRGQSGGVLYFYLTAMEISVQDLQVNANASLTMSLAQTPYCRQEHYDPQSPLCAHIIMSGSIQEVAAAESDKAKMALFSRHPEMATWPRDHNWFFAKLNITNIWVLDYFGGIKTVTPEEYYQAKP